Proteins from a genomic interval of Leptospira kanakyensis:
- a CDS encoding FG-GAP-like repeat-containing protein — MKLSNFLCPDNDLLKKWSPYIYLALLPESTVTISNLTNHSIVETGFVVGTVPPGQAYVNVGIDDAQPIQVPVVNGTWRYALPAKAVTGTFWTYGSLHTIYAHIPYEKSNTIQVRMGTNHDTDGDGYPDLIVSATPDNNTQGYGYVFSTNPNTKLLNTTPITSLTNGTNVTYFGSRIGSGDFNGDGYADILVGAQAYSGAAGRVYEFLSRGQQGIPSQNLNTGGTADAIFDGVTGGGRFGTNIIGADINNDGYDDGVFASPWENELFIFYSQGPNAILSQNTNTANFVFKNLTSITPPLNPDDNFGSLAYAGDVNGDGFLDLVVSAATHFSNRGRIYFFISNQGSLPTTPQQILVAPLEPSPGCAAGLGCLFGASFVLDYFNSDRCIDLAVGGPNFNTRQGIVFVYHSTCDSTNPYPNPPVATLVGPPTNSCNVNNCSFGGNLASGDTNGDGFPDLLIGATGASSGIGDVYLVLNDPITGFRNMDLSAGGSADSLFSGEAAASNFSMGLQFQDTNADGLQDIVISEPLITNRVYTFHSIRGGVPASQNLNNGGVTSQTLSPPAGTSLGNTIAELKIKAEGYLWAFWTKSKKYLGII; from the coding sequence ATGAAGTTATCCAATTTTCTTTGTCCCGACAATGACCTTCTGAAAAAGTGGTCTCCCTATATCTATTTGGCCTTACTGCCGGAGTCAACAGTCACGATCTCCAACCTAACCAACCACTCTATCGTCGAAACGGGATTTGTTGTGGGAACCGTTCCTCCGGGTCAGGCGTATGTAAATGTTGGCATTGATGACGCACAACCCATCCAAGTGCCAGTGGTCAACGGAACCTGGAGATACGCACTTCCTGCAAAAGCAGTTACCGGTACTTTTTGGACATACGGTAGCCTTCACACCATCTATGCACACATTCCCTATGAAAAATCCAATACCATCCAAGTGCGAATGGGAACGAATCATGATACCGATGGAGATGGGTATCCCGATTTGATTGTATCGGCAACACCGGATAACAATACCCAAGGATATGGATATGTATTCAGCACAAACCCCAATACAAAATTACTCAATACAACTCCAATCACTTCACTAACAAATGGAACTAATGTAACATATTTTGGAAGCCGCATAGGATCAGGTGACTTTAACGGTGATGGATATGCAGATATATTAGTGGGGGCACAAGCATATAGTGGTGCGGCTGGAAGGGTCTATGAATTTTTGAGTAGAGGCCAACAAGGAATCCCATCTCAAAATCTAAATACAGGAGGAACTGCAGATGCGATTTTCGATGGAGTGACAGGTGGTGGAAGATTTGGAACAAATATTATCGGAGCTGATATCAATAACGACGGTTATGATGATGGTGTATTTGCCTCGCCCTGGGAGAACGAATTATTTATTTTCTATAGCCAAGGACCAAACGCAATATTGTCGCAAAACACAAATACAGCGAATTTTGTATTTAAGAATCTTACTAGTATTACCCCTCCTCTCAACCCAGATGATAATTTTGGCTCTCTTGCATATGCAGGAGATGTGAACGGAGATGGATTTTTAGACCTCGTTGTCAGTGCAGCAACACACTTCTCTAATAGGGGAAGGATTTATTTTTTTATTTCCAATCAAGGATCTCTGCCAACAACTCCACAACAAATTCTAGTTGCTCCACTGGAACCTTCCCCTGGTTGTGCAGCTGGTCTTGGTTGTCTTTTTGGAGCAAGTTTTGTATTGGATTATTTTAATTCCGATCGTTGTATCGACCTCGCGGTAGGTGGACCTAACTTCAATACAAGGCAAGGAATTGTATTTGTATACCATTCTACTTGTGATTCAACAAACCCCTATCCAAATCCACCAGTGGCGACACTGGTCGGCCCACCTACAAATAGTTGTAATGTTAATAATTGTTCCTTCGGAGGAAACCTAGCTTCCGGCGACACAAACGGAGATGGATTCCCCGATCTTTTAATTGGAGCCACAGGAGCTAGTTCGGGAATCGGCGACGTTTACTTAGTATTAAATGATCCAATTACCGGATTTCGCAATATGGATCTAAGTGCTGGGGGATCAGCGGATAGTCTTTTTTCTGGTGAAGCCGCTGCGAGTAATTTTTCAATGGGACTTCAGTTCCAAGATACCAATGCGGATGGACTCCAAGACATCGTCATCTCAGAACCATTGATCACCAATCGAGTCTATACTTTTCACAGCATCCGAGGTGGTGTTCCTGCGAGCCAAAACTTAAATAACGGTGGAGTGACAAGTCAAACTCTGAGTCCACCAGCAGGAACTTCTTTGGGTAATACAATTGCAGAATTGAAAATCAAGGCAGAGGGATATCTCTGGGCATTTTGGACGAAGTCAAAGAAGTATTTGGGGATTATCTAA
- a CDS encoding VOC family protein, which translates to MRKLFFIKVLLVIGLSVVGCKEETNLNNDGVQGNKAEQTKDMKNTISIVEIPVSNLDRALQFYGTILNVSIEKMTMEDTELGVIPANPDSVNVVLVKGKDYIPTKNGIVVYLNLGEDLQPALDKVEKAGGKIVLPKTLISPEMGYYAFIIDTEGTKIGFHSAK; encoded by the coding sequence ATGAGAAAATTATTTTTTATCAAAGTATTACTCGTGATTGGTTTGAGTGTTGTTGGCTGTAAAGAAGAAACGAACTTGAATAACGATGGGGTGCAAGGTAATAAAGCGGAGCAAACGAAGGACATGAAAAATACAATTTCAATTGTGGAGATTCCTGTTTCTAATCTGGATAGAGCGCTTCAGTTTTATGGAACTATCTTAAATGTTTCGATAGAAAAAATGACTATGGAAGATACGGAACTTGGTGTGATTCCTGCTAATCCAGATTCTGTGAATGTGGTTTTGGTAAAAGGAAAGGATTATATTCCGACAAAGAATGGAATTGTGGTCTATCTAAATCTGGGAGAAGATTTACAACCGGCTTTAGACAAAGTGGAAAAGGCCGGTGGAAAGATTGTTCTCCCAAAAACGTTGATCAGTCCTGAAATGGGGTATTACGCATTCATCATTGATACGGAAGGAACTAAGATCGGTTTCCATTCAGCAAAGTAA
- a CDS encoding cyclic nucleotide-binding domain-containing protein gives MNILEFMQNISTQVYLRGDVIFREGDPHDGSMYCIMSGMFAVTKRLPDGTQEIIKGLGPGEFFGELSLLTRRPRAMTISVVSANARVGILRDDQFEKLARINTHFLFQLTKSTVEKLHRAEARLTELDKMLEEFKKEEEK, from the coding sequence ATGAACATTTTGGAATTTATGCAAAATATCTCTACGCAAGTTTATTTGCGAGGGGATGTGATCTTTCGTGAAGGGGATCCTCATGATGGAAGTATGTATTGTATCATGAGTGGGATGTTTGCTGTCACCAAACGGCTGCCAGATGGAACCCAAGAAATCATCAAAGGCCTTGGCCCAGGTGAATTTTTTGGAGAACTTTCCCTTCTCACGAGAAGGCCTCGGGCCATGACCATCAGTGTGGTTTCAGCAAATGCACGAGTGGGAATTTTACGCGATGATCAGTTTGAAAAGCTGGCACGGATCAATACTCATTTTTTATTCCAACTTACCAAAAGTACGGTAGAAAAACTTCATAGGGCCGAAGCAAGGCTCACCGAACTCGACAAAATGTTAGAAGAATTCAAAAAGGAAGAAGAAAAATGA
- a CDS encoding Crp/Fnr family transcriptional regulator, with protein MNVEHLRKYITEVRIDHFSPGTKVFSEGEDSNGKMFFVFAGGLQVFKRKASGEDQYVRDIGPGEFFGEMALVYPSPRAATVVASAEDTKVGIITKEIFFAMGKESPGFLSVILHSIIGRLTAVEDSISERQRELHTLINGMPSLQTDPISTESVTVSEEKTQDSEEPKKED; from the coding sequence ATGAACGTAGAACATTTGCGAAAGTACATCACAGAAGTTCGCATCGACCATTTTTCTCCAGGAACCAAAGTGTTTTCAGAAGGAGAAGACAGTAACGGGAAGATGTTCTTTGTATTTGCCGGTGGGCTCCAAGTTTTCAAACGTAAGGCAAGCGGTGAAGACCAATATGTTCGGGATATTGGACCAGGAGAGTTTTTTGGAGAAATGGCCCTCGTTTATCCTTCTCCCAGAGCTGCGACAGTAGTTGCCTCCGCCGAAGATACCAAAGTCGGAATCATCACAAAAGAAATCTTTTTTGCTATGGGAAAAGAAAGTCCCGGATTTCTTTCCGTCATTCTCCATAGCATCATTGGCCGCCTAACAGCAGTCGAAGACAGCATTTCAGAAAGGCAAAGGGAATTACATACCTTGATCAACGGAATGCCTTCTTTGCAGACGGATCCAATTTCCACAGAATCTGTCACGGTAAGTGAGGAGAAAACACAAGATTCGGAAGAACCAAAAAAGGAAGACTAA
- a CDS encoding PilZ domain-containing protein, with product MTLRFFNYPIPVLLVTVVFFAVPFLNFFAIAALYDLDLEHFSMILSRVQPWQYVFSALSAIIAYGLIAKKKFGYYLFLCFSFLSLTYNAWMVLSVTLGKKFFLAGIRIHTSDVIWNMVTTTVLLGIVFYFLRREIAAPYLSGKRRGWRTKYRETHPIPFHWANFDGEREGDGQTINISRNGILIPIPAHHFLKVGDPINLLLKLERENREPVSISVQAKIVRIDKEDDGSEIAGVQLLFQINQKEEKQIYEAFLARVFAPRYPVSNPVNFSGKNNQICQGTLLNVSMEGLYIETSSVLEQDQICNVKIQTRSGEISVGGVVRWSNPQGKYGKPSGFGIQIDAIENKNLFRIWIWKQRFKLFHGR from the coding sequence GTGACTTTGCGGTTCTTCAATTATCCCATTCCCGTTCTATTGGTTACCGTCGTTTTTTTCGCCGTACCATTTCTCAATTTCTTTGCCATTGCGGCACTTTACGATTTGGATCTAGAACATTTTAGTATGATTCTCTCTCGGGTCCAACCTTGGCAGTATGTATTTTCTGCTCTCAGTGCCATCATCGCTTATGGCCTTATCGCAAAAAAGAAATTTGGATACTACCTCTTCCTTTGTTTCAGCTTTCTTTCTCTTACTTACAATGCTTGGATGGTATTGTCAGTCACTCTCGGTAAGAAGTTTTTCCTAGCAGGCATTCGTATTCATACCTCCGATGTGATCTGGAATATGGTCACGACAACAGTCTTACTTGGGATTGTTTTTTATTTCTTACGGAGAGAAATTGCAGCGCCTTACTTAAGTGGAAAACGTCGCGGATGGAGAACCAAATACCGAGAAACCCATCCCATCCCTTTCCATTGGGCCAATTTTGATGGCGAACGTGAAGGTGACGGACAAACCATCAATATTTCCCGAAATGGAATCCTCATCCCTATCCCAGCGCATCATTTCTTAAAAGTAGGAGACCCGATCAACCTTCTCTTAAAATTAGAAAGAGAAAACAGAGAACCTGTATCCATCTCCGTACAGGCAAAGATCGTACGCATTGATAAAGAAGACGATGGATCTGAAATCGCCGGTGTCCAACTTCTCTTTCAAATCAACCAAAAAGAAGAAAAACAAATCTACGAAGCATTCCTTGCTCGCGTTTTTGCTCCAAGATACCCAGTTTCCAACCCGGTCAATTTTTCAGGAAAAAACAATCAAATTTGCCAGGGAACCTTACTCAATGTTTCCATGGAAGGATTGTACATAGAAACAAGTTCCGTTTTAGAACAAGATCAAATCTGTAATGTCAAAATCCAAACGAGATCAGGGGAAATTTCTGTAGGTGGAGTCGTACGCTGGTCCAACCCTCAAGGTAAATATGGAAAACCAAGTGGGTTTGGAATTCAGATTGATGCAATAGAAAATAAAAACCTATTTCGGATTTGGATCTGGAAACAACGTTTTAAATTATTCCACGGTCGGTAG
- a CDS encoding IspD/TarI family cytidylyltransferase, with protein sequence MNNLYAVLLAGGTGTRMGTEVPKQFLKVRGESLLRHSVKRFRSFGLLKSITIVSHPDWILETEKELSDLLEWNDRIVPGGESRHLSTLCGIQSIPYDTKDIFFIHDVARPNFKQKELYQLVEQTKIFGGASIIAKATESLVRVRIHTNYTEEPLKRDEVYAVKTPQSIAGFMIQELMAEGLDADINKHPTDLCTWMGKRRVGIVETDYHNIKVTSPGDAELADSLFWEELPTVE encoded by the coding sequence ATGAACAATTTGTACGCTGTCCTACTGGCTGGTGGGACTGGAACTCGGATGGGAACGGAAGTTCCCAAACAGTTTTTAAAAGTGAGAGGGGAGTCCCTTCTTCGGCATTCGGTCAAACGTTTCCGAAGTTTTGGACTCCTTAAATCCATCACCATTGTTTCCCATCCCGATTGGATTTTGGAAACGGAAAAAGAATTAAGTGATTTATTGGAATGGAATGATCGGATTGTGCCGGGTGGTGAGTCTCGCCATCTGTCTACGTTATGTGGAATTCAGTCCATTCCCTATGATACAAAGGATATTTTTTTTATCCATGATGTGGCAAGACCCAACTTCAAACAAAAAGAACTCTATCAATTGGTAGAACAAACAAAAATTTTTGGAGGGGCCAGTATCATTGCCAAAGCCACTGAGAGTTTGGTAAGAGTGCGGATCCATACAAATTATACAGAAGAACCTTTGAAACGAGATGAAGTTTATGCTGTAAAAACTCCTCAGTCCATCGCCGGGTTTATGATCCAAGAACTGATGGCAGAAGGACTTGATGCAGATATCAATAAACATCCTACAGACCTTTGCACTTGGATGGGAAAACGAAGGGTAGGGATTGTCGAAACAGATTACCACAATATCAAAGTCACAAGTCCTGGAGATGCAGAACTTGCAGACTCACTCTTTTGGGAAGAACTACCGACCGTGGAATAA
- a CDS encoding diaminopimelate decarboxylase, with translation MTSIEKLKFLKEDQVRSLAKEFGTPLFVYSEKEIEQKCDDTLAFPNAFGLQVRYAMKANPNSNILQIMKKKGILIDASSEHEVVRALHFGFKPESIMLTSQEFPKAFEELIGKGVKFNACSLRQLEAFGKTFPGKSVSIRFNPGLGSGHTKKTDVGGVTSSFGIWHEKLPEVKAIVEKYNIVVEKVHTHIGSGSDPEVWKAVAKYTLEYAEAFPTVTVVSLGGGYKVGRMEDEKSTDLQKIGAPVKPQFEEFAAKHGRKLILEIEPGTYLVALCGALLTTVDDLIDTGPKGFRFMKLDAGMDSNTRPSLYGAKHPLVTVKKDGGVPKSNQEYVVVGHCCESGDVFTQKEGGEPITRLMGEAEIGDYVVMEAVGAYCAGMSTKNYNSFPETAEVLLRTNGEGKLIRKKEPVLEIFRNEILVVE, from the coding sequence ATGACATCAATCGAAAAACTAAAGTTTTTGAAAGAAGACCAAGTAAGGTCTTTAGCAAAAGAATTCGGCACACCCCTCTTTGTCTATTCCGAGAAAGAAATTGAGCAAAAATGTGACGATACCTTGGCATTTCCTAATGCTTTCGGATTACAAGTCCGTTACGCCATGAAGGCAAATCCCAATTCCAATATCCTTCAAATTATGAAAAAGAAAGGCATCCTCATTGATGCTTCTTCGGAACATGAAGTGGTGCGAGCCCTCCACTTTGGATTCAAACCAGAATCCATCATGTTAACTTCCCAAGAATTTCCTAAGGCCTTTGAAGAACTCATTGGGAAAGGGGTGAAGTTCAACGCTTGTTCTCTCCGCCAACTAGAGGCTTTTGGAAAGACATTTCCTGGAAAATCAGTATCCATTCGTTTCAATCCTGGTCTTGGGTCGGGACATACCAAAAAAACCGATGTAGGGGGAGTGACTTCTTCCTTTGGAATTTGGCATGAAAAATTACCCGAAGTCAAAGCCATTGTAGAAAAATACAATATCGTTGTGGAAAAAGTCCACACTCATATTGGTTCGGGGAGTGATCCCGAAGTTTGGAAGGCAGTGGCCAAATATACTTTAGAATATGCAGAAGCTTTTCCTACGGTAACCGTAGTGAGTCTTGGCGGCGGATACAAAGTAGGCCGAATGGAAGATGAAAAATCCACCGACTTACAAAAGATTGGTGCCCCTGTGAAACCACAATTTGAAGAATTTGCCGCAAAACATGGCAGAAAATTAATTTTAGAAATTGAACCAGGAACTTACCTTGTGGCACTTTGTGGTGCACTTCTTACAACGGTGGATGATTTGATTGATACAGGCCCTAAGGGTTTTCGTTTTATGAAACTCGATGCGGGAATGGATTCCAACACCAGACCTTCGTTATATGGGGCAAAACACCCTCTTGTGACAGTTAAAAAAGACGGTGGTGTTCCAAAATCAAATCAAGAATACGTAGTTGTCGGTCATTGTTGTGAATCTGGCGATGTATTCACCCAAAAAGAAGGTGGGGAACCCATCACAAGACTTATGGGAGAAGCTGAGATTGGGGATTATGTAGTGATGGAAGCAGTTGGCGCTTATTGTGCCGGTATGTCCACAAAGAACTACAATAGTTTTCCAGAAACTGCAGAAGTATTACTTCGCACAAACGGTGAAGGAAAACTGATTCGTAAAAAAGAACCAGTTTTGGAAATCTTTAGAAACGAAATCCTCGTTGTCGAATGA
- a CDS encoding zinc dependent phospholipase C family protein produces the protein MAGKITHIEALSQVKKHLEHGNATQRKMAALLSRPDVASYANLGAVAPDIFYFYHVLQPKRTKKAAFFGDLAHHDRVAELVLSFLDQVHDTEMGLYRDRFLAFTLGYICHCVVDIQTHPYIFYISGDYYNNDKKISYQAQVNHMKVEFGLDTLLINHRWGMSAREYDFPQYIDIRHRTVGIKNKMDPVLWNFWLQSIKETYPREFATSYLGSEKKIIPGDILNESYLGFYRFTSTLDSRSTFMRGLVSVVDTLTFHKYNASVLMLPTLENINPKIMNDEKREWFYPADPKRKFNDSFIELLNQASQACKEILTRAYEYSFSPESRSKILESLGGYNLDTGLRYHGIDHMKEFSPLV, from the coding sequence ATGGCAGGAAAGATTACACATATTGAAGCACTCTCCCAAGTGAAAAAACATTTGGAACATGGAAATGCGACCCAACGCAAGATGGCCGCATTACTCTCACGTCCCGATGTTGCCTCTTACGCCAACCTTGGTGCGGTAGCTCCCGATATTTTTTACTTCTATCACGTGTTACAACCCAAACGAACGAAGAAGGCTGCTTTCTTCGGTGACCTTGCCCACCACGACCGAGTGGCCGAACTGGTTTTAAGTTTTCTCGACCAAGTCCATGATACAGAAATGGGACTCTACCGTGATCGTTTTCTTGCCTTTACTTTAGGATATATTTGTCACTGCGTGGTGGACATCCAAACCCATCCTTATATTTTTTATATCTCAGGGGATTACTATAACAACGATAAGAAGATTTCTTACCAAGCACAAGTCAACCACATGAAGGTAGAGTTTGGACTGGATACCCTTCTCATCAACCACCGCTGGGGAATGAGTGCTAGAGAATACGATTTCCCGCAATACATCGACATCCGCCATAGAACGGTTGGAATTAAAAACAAAATGGATCCAGTGCTTTGGAATTTTTGGTTACAATCCATTAAAGAAACGTATCCTAGGGAGTTTGCTACCTCCTACTTGGGTTCTGAAAAAAAAATCATCCCTGGTGATATCTTAAACGAATCCTATTTAGGATTTTATAGGTTTACCTCTACTTTGGATTCAAGAAGTACCTTTATGCGGGGACTTGTGAGTGTAGTGGATACACTGACCTTTCACAAATACAATGCCAGTGTTCTGATGCTTCCTACACTCGAGAATATCAATCCCAAGATTATGAATGATGAAAAACGGGAATGGTTTTATCCGGCTGACCCAAAACGTAAGTTCAACGACTCTTTTATCGAACTTTTGAATCAAGCAAGCCAAGCCTGCAAAGAAATTTTAACGAGAGCTTACGAATATAGTTTTTCTCCGGAAAGCAGATCGAAAATTCTGGAATCTCTCGGTGGTTATAATTTAGATACCGGTCTCCGTTACCACGGAATTGACCATATGAAGGAATTTTCTCCACTCGTTTGA
- a CDS encoding penicillin-binding protein 1A, producing the protein MKQEPVGLFEKYFIIWFRIVTENIWTGDKKFRNTAIAIFAFGVLNVFLLTGSVKDFFKLKEAAVYDIPSTLYGLTDKGEYEPIAEYYKFSRIPVRLEQLKPEENALSTDNRHKVIQCFLSTEDNSFYSHNGIDLKGIARAFVVNIMAGRVKEGASTITQQVARLKFLSIERSIARKAREAWLAILLELVYPKDKILEVYLNEIPLGHGTIGVGAASRFYFRKEVQDVSWGEAAILASLTTRPTQFSPIVNPVSSLNKVRVVFRKLVENGRMSVADAEKEYAALEEYYTNLNRSPNDSAFSDRLNRFPYVTEYIRKNLIRSIGSGRLYNGGLKIYSTIQIRHQEEAEKALLPALQRQTIESNQRAFRNIDAFDDLYGSGYSLIADLYDLPDFKFHISRTERTFSSAYQEDIRDEFSALNLLTGDDFLGDLIDKNYTSQTTKDHLLPVEGSLIAIRPDTGYITALVGGSGFRSDNQQIRPFQAFRQPGSAFKPILYAAAMDYSGKNPDPEKNVTPATLFADSPLQYLMEDGDEWAPENYSSEYSGFILLRKALEQSKNSVAVRVLEQVGLSHLMDSLRGLLQLGGRDIPYNFSVSLGSFELTPYELTRAYAALASGGKTVNPISVLYVEDNAGKVIKDFRKDYEDIERKQIISKEAAFLITSMMRDVVEDGTGRGVLSYGLNRKAYGKTGTTNNFRDAWFVGYTPELVTSVWFGYDVGTISLGRGMTGGKLAAPVWGRFMARALDREPTIDFPWLSDVKVVKKTVCRMSGKLPGSQCHDLFEEYFIPQTAPKDVCNDHGSSWNVVETKPSVHPTTVVHTEKKKPEKVEKPPLTTKPKRKKSVFSGDEEIDY; encoded by the coding sequence ATGAAACAAGAACCCGTAGGGCTCTTTGAAAAGTATTTTATCATTTGGTTTCGAATTGTTACAGAAAACATTTGGACTGGAGACAAAAAATTTAGAAACACTGCCATTGCTATTTTTGCTTTTGGGGTGTTGAACGTTTTTTTACTCACAGGATCTGTAAAAGATTTTTTTAAACTAAAAGAAGCGGCAGTTTACGATATCCCTTCCACCTTGTACGGATTAACTGACAAAGGGGAATACGAACCCATTGCCGAATATTATAAATTCTCAAGAATCCCTGTTCGTTTAGAACAATTAAAGCCGGAAGAGAACGCACTTTCGACGGACAATCGGCACAAGGTCATCCAATGTTTTTTATCTACAGAGGATAACTCTTTTTATTCACACAATGGAATCGATTTAAAAGGAATTGCTCGTGCCTTTGTGGTGAACATCATGGCAGGTCGTGTGAAAGAAGGTGCCTCTACCATCACCCAACAGGTGGCACGACTTAAGTTTTTATCGATAGAACGTTCTATCGCAAGAAAAGCACGCGAAGCCTGGCTTGCGATTTTACTCGAACTGGTGTACCCCAAAGATAAAATTTTAGAAGTGTACTTAAACGAAATTCCACTCGGGCATGGAACCATTGGAGTCGGTGCAGCCTCTCGGTTTTACTTTCGAAAGGAAGTCCAAGATGTGAGTTGGGGCGAAGCAGCCATCCTTGCCAGTCTTACCACAAGGCCCACTCAGTTTAGTCCCATCGTCAATCCTGTATCCAGTTTAAACAAAGTACGAGTCGTATTTCGTAAGTTAGTTGAGAATGGAAGGATGTCTGTGGCCGATGCAGAAAAAGAATATGCGGCTCTCGAAGAATATTATACTAACTTAAACCGTTCACCGAATGATTCTGCTTTTTCTGATAGATTAAACCGTTTCCCTTACGTAACCGAATACATCAGAAAGAATTTAATCCGATCCATTGGTTCGGGCCGCCTTTACAATGGGGGACTTAAAATTTATTCCACCATCCAAATCCGCCACCAAGAAGAAGCAGAAAAAGCCCTCCTTCCTGCCCTCCAAAGACAAACCATAGAATCCAACCAAAGGGCCTTTCGTAACATTGATGCCTTTGATGATTTGTATGGAAGTGGGTATTCTTTAATTGCCGATTTGTATGACCTACCTGATTTTAAATTTCATATTTCTCGAACAGAACGTACGTTTTCTTCTGCTTACCAAGAAGACATACGCGATGAATTCTCAGCTTTGAATTTATTAACGGGTGATGATTTTCTGGGTGATTTGATCGATAAAAACTACACCTCACAAACCACAAAAGACCATCTCCTTCCTGTAGAAGGATCACTCATCGCCATTCGACCAGACACGGGATACATCACAGCCCTTGTGGGTGGTTCAGGATTTCGTTCAGACAACCAACAAATTCGTCCCTTCCAAGCCTTCCGCCAACCAGGTTCTGCATTCAAACCAATCCTCTATGCGGCGGCGATGGACTACTCTGGCAAAAATCCAGACCCCGAAAAAAATGTAACACCTGCTACACTGTTTGCAGACTCTCCTCTTCAATATTTGATGGAAGATGGAGATGAATGGGCTCCTGAAAACTATAGTAGCGAATATTCAGGTTTTATTTTGTTAAGAAAGGCTTTGGAACAATCCAAAAACTCTGTGGCCGTTCGAGTCTTAGAACAAGTAGGACTCTCCCACCTAATGGATAGTTTACGAGGACTTTTACAACTGGGTGGCCGAGACATTCCTTATAACTTCAGTGTGTCACTCGGATCCTTTGAACTCACACCTTATGAACTCACTAGAGCCTATGCAGCCCTTGCTTCCGGTGGGAAAACGGTAAATCCTATCTCCGTTTTGTATGTGGAAGACAATGCAGGAAAAGTCATCAAAGACTTTCGCAAAGATTATGAAGACATAGAACGCAAACAGATCATTTCCAAAGAAGCGGCCTTTCTTATCACTTCGATGATGCGAGATGTGGTCGAAGATGGAACAGGCCGTGGGGTTTTGTCTTATGGACTAAACCGCAAAGCGTATGGAAAAACGGGAACCACAAACAATTTCCGAGACGCTTGGTTTGTGGGTTACACACCTGAACTTGTGACTTCGGTTTGGTTTGGGTATGATGTTGGAACCATTTCACTCGGACGAGGGATGACCGGTGGGAAACTAGCCGCTCCTGTTTGGGGCCGGTTTATGGCAAGGGCTCTAGACCGGGAACCAACAATCGATTTTCCTTGGCTCAGCGATGTGAAAGTCGTAAAAAAGACGGTTTGCCGGATGTCCGGAAAGTTGCCTGGATCGCAGTGCCATGACCTATTTGAAGAGTATTTTATCCCACAAACGGCTCCCAAGGATGTTTGTAACGACCATGGATCTTCATGGAACGTAGTGGAAACAAAACCAAGTGTTCATCCGACGACAGTCGTGCATACGGAAAAGAAAAAACCTGAAAAAGTAGAAAAACCACCCCTTACGACCAAACCGAAACGAAAAAAATCGGTCTTTAGCGGGGATGAGGAAATAGACTACTAA
- a CDS encoding bactofilin family protein, with protein sequence MAIGKDSINSVIGPGSIFEGKFYIAGSLRIDGKFEGDIKTEDALVIGETGKVKTNISAREVIVSGTLIGNIKAENEVKLEGTGRMLGDITAPYLELQKGVVAKGNITITGGQKKDVRKIVEESFGGIKSLDTKD encoded by the coding sequence ATGGCAATAGGTAAGGATTCCATCAATAGCGTTATCGGACCAGGGTCGATATTTGAAGGTAAGTTTTATATCGCAGGTTCACTTAGAATCGATGGAAAATTCGAAGGTGATATCAAAACAGAAGACGCACTTGTGATCGGGGAAACCGGTAAAGTAAAAACTAACATCAGCGCAAGAGAAGTCATTGTATCTGGAACCCTCATCGGAAACATCAAAGCCGAAAACGAAGTAAAACTCGAAGGTACAGGACGTATGTTAGGTGATATTACAGCTCCTTACTTAGAACTTCAAAAAGGTGTTGTAGCAAAAGGAAATATCACAATCACAGGCGGTCAGAAAAAAGACGTTCGTAAGATTGTTGAAGAATCCTTTGGCGGTATCAAATCCTTAGACACTAAGGATTAA